A DNA window from Cobetia marina contains the following coding sequences:
- a CDS encoding hybrid-cluster NAD(P)-dependent oxidoreductase yields the protein MSTTLSNFNPVTTQTWTNGRHSVRCVKVIQETWDVRTFCFMAEQPVMFFFKPGQFVTLELEIDAQQIMRSYTISSSPSVPYSFSITVKRVPGGLVSNWLHDNLNEGDELAVHGPVGNFNCIDYPAERILMLSGGVGITPLMSMARWYFDTNANVDIAFLHSARSPRDIIFWRQLEFMDSRVPEFNMHIICERFETGQTWSGYRGYLTDAMLEMIAPDFMEREIFCCGPTPYMNAIKHLLRSHGFDMSRYHEESFGATPVEVEEEAIEQAEQAEVLADELDRADLTRVEFATTGKSVQIAPGETVHAAAAKLGLHIPKACGMGICGTCRVQKVSGEVAMEHNGGITDEDVADGFILSCCSVPNGDVVIDY from the coding sequence ATGAGCACCACACTCAGCAACTTCAATCCGGTTACGACGCAGACCTGGACCAACGGTCGACATAGCGTGCGCTGCGTGAAGGTCATTCAGGAAACCTGGGATGTGCGCACCTTCTGTTTCATGGCCGAACAGCCGGTGATGTTCTTCTTCAAGCCGGGGCAGTTCGTGACCCTGGAGCTGGAGATCGATGCGCAGCAGATCATGCGCTCCTACACCATCTCCAGCTCGCCGTCGGTGCCCTACAGCTTCTCGATCACCGTCAAGCGCGTGCCGGGCGGACTGGTCTCCAACTGGCTGCATGACAATCTGAACGAAGGTGACGAGCTGGCCGTGCACGGCCCGGTGGGCAACTTCAACTGCATCGACTATCCGGCGGAACGCATCCTGATGCTGTCAGGCGGGGTTGGCATCACGCCGCTGATGTCGATGGCCCGCTGGTACTTCGACACCAATGCCAACGTGGACATCGCCTTCTTGCACAGCGCCCGCAGCCCGCGCGACATCATCTTCTGGCGTCAGCTCGAGTTCATGGATTCGCGGGTGCCGGAATTCAACATGCACATCATCTGCGAGCGCTTCGAGACCGGTCAGACCTGGTCGGGCTATCGCGGCTATCTCACCGACGCGATGCTCGAGATGATCGCGCCGGACTTCATGGAGCGCGAGATCTTCTGCTGCGGCCCGACTCCCTACATGAATGCGATCAAGCATCTGCTTCGCAGCCATGGCTTCGACATGAGTCGCTACCACGAGGAGTCCTTCGGGGCCACGCCGGTGGAGGTCGAGGAGGAGGCCATCGAGCAGGCCGAGCAGGCGGAAGTGCTGGCCGATGAGCTGGACCGCGCCGATCTCACGCGCGTCGAGTTCGCCACGACCGGCAAGTCGGTGCAGATCGCCCCGGGCGAGACCGTCCACGCCGCCGCCGCCAAGCTCGGCCTGCATATTCCGAAGGCCTGCGGCATGGGCATCTGCGGCACCTGCCGCGTGCAGAAGGTCTCCGGGGAGGTCGCGATGGAGCACAACGGCGGCATCACCGATGAAGACGTCGCGGATGGCTTCATCCTGTCCTGCTGCAGCGTGCCCAACGGGGATGTGGTGATCGATTACTGA
- a CDS encoding aromatic ring-hydroxylating oxygenase subunit alpha, producing MSDLLEHAQDQQRQAVREAAARLLQARSPGYTLPQPFYNDQRLFDLDMKEIFEREWLFAGLGSEIPLKGNFMTMDVGNSPIIIVRGDNGAIHAFHNVCRHRGSRLCSTERGKVAKLVCGYHKWTYELDGRLLFAGSDMGTTFDTSDYGLHPVHVRSAGGMLFINLAEQPENCEPFFKTLEFYLKPYDMENVKVAASSSIIEEGNWKLVIENNRECYHCDGSHPELLNTLQEFDDTDDPRATEAYKALVAKKQADWDAEKVPYQLVRFGRRNRMTRTPLLEGTVSMTTDGTPACKKLLGRLQSPDMGSLRILNLPNSWNHFMGDHAVVFQVDPIGPLKTRVTTKWLVHKDAVEGVDYELAKLRKVWDATNDQDRQLVEENQRGVNSSAYQPGPYSATFEFGVVDFVDWYAERMQEALKEQQEPHLQLA from the coding sequence ATGAGCGATCTATTGGAACACGCTCAGGACCAGCAGCGTCAGGCGGTACGCGAGGCCGCCGCGCGGCTTCTACAGGCCCGCAGTCCCGGCTATACCCTGCCCCAGCCCTTCTACAATGATCAGCGCCTGTTCGATCTCGACATGAAGGAGATCTTCGAGCGCGAGTGGCTGTTTGCCGGTCTCGGCAGCGAGATCCCGCTCAAGGGCAACTTCATGACCATGGACGTGGGCAACAGCCCGATCATCATCGTGCGCGGTGACAACGGGGCCATCCATGCCTTCCATAACGTCTGTCGCCATCGCGGGTCTCGCCTGTGCAGCACCGAGCGCGGCAAGGTCGCCAAGCTGGTGTGCGGCTATCACAAGTGGACCTATGAACTGGATGGCCGTCTGCTGTTCGCCGGTTCCGACATGGGCACCACCTTCGATACCAGTGACTACGGCCTGCACCCCGTCCACGTACGTTCAGCCGGCGGCATGCTGTTCATCAACCTCGCCGAGCAGCCCGAGAACTGTGAGCCGTTCTTCAAGACGCTGGAGTTCTACCTCAAGCCCTACGACATGGAGAACGTCAAGGTCGCGGCCAGCTCCTCCATCATCGAGGAAGGCAACTGGAAGCTGGTGATCGAGAACAATCGCGAGTGCTATCACTGCGACGGCTCCCACCCGGAGCTGCTCAACACTTTGCAGGAATTCGATGACACCGACGACCCGCGAGCCACCGAAGCCTACAAGGCGCTGGTCGCCAAGAAGCAGGCCGACTGGGATGCCGAGAAGGTGCCCTATCAGCTGGTGCGCTTCGGTCGCCGCAATCGCATGACGCGCACGCCGCTGCTGGAAGGCACCGTCTCGATGACCACGGACGGCACGCCGGCGTGCAAGAAGCTGCTGGGTCGCCTGCAGAGCCCCGACATGGGCTCGCTGCGCATCCTCAACCTGCCCAACTCCTGGAACCACTTCATGGGCGATCACGCCGTGGTCTTCCAGGTCGACCCGATCGGCCCCCTCAAGACCCGCGTGACCACCAAGTGGCTGGTGCACAAGGACGCGGTGGAAGGTGTCGACTACGAACTGGCGAAGCTGCGCAAGGTGTGGGACGCCACCAATGATCAGGACCGTCAGCTGGTGGAAGAGAACCAGCGCGGCGTCAACTCCAGCGCCTATCAGCCCGGCCCCTACTCGGCGACCTTCGAGTTCGGTGTCGTCGACTTCGTCGACTGGTATGCCGAGCGCATGCAGGAAGCGCTCAAGGAACAGCAGGAGCCGCATCTGCAGCTGGCCTGA
- the cyoE gene encoding heme o synthase, with protein MIKDYLRTTKPGIIFGNLITVSGGFFLASGGEVDWALFIATLVGVALIVASGCVFNNCIDRDIDRHMARTQGRALVQGDISLTGAFVFGSVLGLAGFWLLAAMTNLMAMIAVGLGFVIYVGAYSMWLKRGSVYGTLIGSLSGAAPPVVGYLAVTGQADMGALLLLIIFSMWQMPHSYAIAMFRVDDYRAANIPVLPVARGMEHAKRVVTGYIAGFIPVSLLLTLWGYTGIWYLVVATVTGGWWLYLAAWRLKDQPDASWARKLFGFSIIIVMALSLMMSLDTQL; from the coding sequence ATGATCAAGGACTACCTGCGTACCACCAAGCCGGGCATTATCTTCGGCAACCTGATCACCGTCAGCGGCGGCTTCTTTCTCGCTTCCGGTGGTGAGGTGGATTGGGCGCTGTTCATCGCCACCCTGGTCGGGGTGGCGTTGATCGTGGCCTCAGGCTGTGTGTTCAACAACTGCATCGATCGCGACATCGATCGTCACATGGCGCGTACCCAGGGCCGTGCTCTGGTGCAGGGCGACATCTCGCTGACGGGGGCCTTCGTCTTCGGCAGCGTGCTGGGCCTTGCGGGCTTCTGGCTTCTGGCCGCGATGACCAATCTCATGGCGATGATCGCCGTGGGTCTGGGCTTCGTGATCTACGTCGGGGCCTACAGCATGTGGCTCAAGCGTGGCTCGGTGTATGGCACCCTCATCGGTTCACTGTCCGGCGCCGCGCCGCCAGTGGTCGGTTACCTGGCTGTCACCGGCCAGGCGGACATGGGGGCGCTGCTGCTGTTGATCATCTTCAGCATGTGGCAGATGCCGCATTCCTATGCGATTGCCATGTTCCGTGTCGATGACTATCGGGCCGCCAATATTCCGGTACTCCCGGTAGCGCGAGGCATGGAGCATGCCAAGCGTGTAGTGACGGGGTACATTGCCGGCTTCATCCCGGTGTCGCTGTTGCTGACACTGTGGGGATATACCGGCATCTGGTATCTGGTAGTCGCGACCGTCACGGGTGGCTGGTGGCTGTATCTGGCCGCCTGGCGCCTCAAGGATCAGCCTGATGCCTCCTGGGCACGCAAGCTGTTCGGCTTCTCCATCATCATCGTCATGGCGCTCAGCCTGATGATGAGTCTGGACACGCAGCTGTAA
- the cyoD gene encoding cytochrome o ubiquinol oxidase subunit IV, giving the protein MSHSNNDHNDNHGSVKQYVTGLILSIILTIIPFGMVMMMDDPGVGVIWAIYGFAIAQVFVQLYFFLHLDGSKEQSWNVMAMLFTLVIVAIVVGGSMWIMIELNQNMMPI; this is encoded by the coding sequence ATGAGCCATTCCAACAACGACCACAACGACAATCACGGCAGCGTCAAGCAGTACGTGACCGGTCTGATCCTCTCCATCATCCTGACCATCATCCCGTTCGGGATGGTGATGATGATGGACGATCCGGGTGTCGGCGTGATCTGGGCCATCTACGGCTTCGCCATCGCTCAGGTCTTCGTGCAGCTGTACTTCTTCCTGCACCTGGACGGCTCCAAGGAGCAGAGCTGGAATGTCATGGCCATGCTGTTCACCCTGGTGATCGTGGCAATCGTCGTTGGTGGTTCCATGTGGATCATGATCGAGCTGAATCAGAACATGATGCCCATCTGA
- the cyoC gene encoding cytochrome o ubiquinol oxidase subunit III, which translates to MANNAMTSHDGAHDAHDDHEHHDTNGLKVFGFWLYLLSDCILFAMLFAGYVVLSQAYAGGPTGAEIFELDFVLVETALLLASSFTYGLAMLGMNRGDSSAVIKWLMITFACGAGFIAMEIYEFHHLIVNGHGPDKSAFLSAFFTLVGTHGLHVTVGLVWMALLIIQVKQKGLTEMHRGRLMMLSLFWHFLDVIWICVFTVVYLTGVML; encoded by the coding sequence ATGGCGAACAATGCAATGACATCTCATGATGGGGCGCACGACGCCCATGACGATCACGAGCATCACGATACCAATGGCCTGAAGGTCTTCGGTTTCTGGCTCTATCTGCTGAGCGACTGCATCCTGTTCGCGATGCTGTTCGCAGGCTATGTGGTACTCAGCCAGGCGTATGCCGGTGGCCCGACGGGCGCCGAGATCTTCGAGCTTGACTTCGTGCTGGTCGAGACCGCGCTGCTGCTGGCCTCGAGCTTCACCTACGGCCTGGCGATGCTGGGCATGAACCGCGGAGACAGCTCCGCGGTGATCAAGTGGCTGATGATCACCTTCGCCTGTGGTGCGGGCTTCATCGCGATGGAAATCTATGAGTTCCATCACCTGATCGTGAATGGCCATGGCCCGGACAAGTCCGCGTTCCTGTCAGCCTTCTTCACGCTGGTCGGTACCCACGGTCTGCACGTGACCGTCGGTCTGGTCTGGATGGCGCTGCTGATCATCCAGGTCAAGCAGAAAGGCCTGACGGAAATGCATCGTGGTCGTCTGATGATGCTCAGCCTGTTCTGGCACTTCCTGGACGTCATCTGGATCTGCGTCTTCACCGTCGTCTATCTCACAGGAGTGATGCTATGA
- the cyoB gene encoding cytochrome o ubiquinol oxidase subunit I translates to MLGKLTIEAVPYHEPIVMIVLAAVILGGAALFGFITVKKKWAYLWNEWFTSVDHKKIGMMYIIVALVMLIRGFSDAIMMRSQQMLASTGGHGYLPPDHYDQIFTAHGVIMIFFVAMPLVIGLINVVVPLQIGARDVAFPFLNSLSFWLFVVGALLVNISLGLGEFAKTGWLAYPPLSGANYSPGVGVDYWIWSLQISGVGTLLTGVNFVATILKMRAPGMTLMKMPVFTWTALCANVLIIAAFPILTATIAMLTLDRYLDFHFFTNDLGGNMMMYVNLIWAWGHPEVYILVLPVFGVFSEVISTFSKKKLFGYTSLVWATIVITILSFIVWLHHFFTMGAGADVNAFFGIATMIISIPTGVKIFNWLFTMYRGRVEMTSPVLWTLGFMVTFTIGGMTGVLLAVPGANYVLHNSLFLIAHFHNVIIGGVVFGAMAGITYWFPKATGFMLCEKWGKRSFWFWITGFYLAFMPLYILGFMGMTRRLQHVDNPLWVPYLVVAFIGACLIMIGIACTVIQIAVSIKDRKKLQDTTGDIWGARTLEWSTTSPAPFYNFAHEPQVSELDEFWEMKERGIEQEAKKPYAPIHMPRNAAAGVIISAFSLVFGFALIWHIWWMAVVGLVGMAVSFIVRTFNYDIDYYVSVEEVERVEREGRERRALPSARTPNDTVVQG, encoded by the coding sequence ATGCTTGGAAAACTCACAATAGAGGCTGTTCCGTATCACGAGCCGATCGTCATGATCGTGCTTGCGGCGGTAATCCTCGGTGGTGCAGCCCTGTTCGGCTTCATCACGGTAAAGAAAAAGTGGGCCTACCTGTGGAATGAGTGGTTCACCTCTGTCGATCACAAGAAGATCGGCATGATGTACATCATCGTCGCGCTGGTGATGCTGATTCGTGGTTTCTCCGATGCGATCATGATGCGTTCCCAGCAGATGCTGGCGTCCACCGGCGGTCACGGCTATCTGCCCCCGGATCACTACGACCAGATCTTCACTGCCCACGGCGTGATCATGATCTTCTTCGTGGCGATGCCGCTGGTCATCGGTCTGATCAACGTCGTCGTGCCGCTGCAGATCGGCGCACGTGACGTGGCGTTCCCGTTCCTGAACTCGCTGAGCTTCTGGCTGTTCGTGGTCGGCGCGCTGCTGGTCAACATCTCGCTGGGTCTGGGCGAGTTCGCCAAGACCGGCTGGCTGGCCTATCCGCCGTTGTCGGGGGCCAATTACAGTCCCGGGGTCGGGGTGGATTACTGGATCTGGTCATTGCAGATTTCCGGTGTCGGTACCCTGCTGACAGGTGTCAACTTCGTCGCCACCATCCTCAAGATGCGTGCGCCGGGCATGACCCTGATGAAAATGCCGGTCTTCACCTGGACCGCACTGTGCGCCAACGTCCTGATCATCGCGGCCTTCCCGATCCTGACCGCGACCATCGCGATGCTGACGCTCGACCGTTATCTTGATTTCCACTTCTTCACCAATGACCTTGGTGGAAACATGATGATGTACGTCAACCTCATCTGGGCCTGGGGCCATCCTGAGGTGTACATCCTGGTGCTGCCGGTCTTCGGTGTGTTCTCCGAAGTCATCTCCACCTTCTCCAAGAAGAAGCTGTTCGGTTACACCTCTCTGGTGTGGGCGACCATCGTCATCACGATCCTGTCGTTCATCGTCTGGCTGCACCACTTCTTCACCATGGGTGCCGGCGCTGACGTGAATGCCTTCTTCGGTATCGCGACGATGATCATCTCGATCCCGACGGGCGTGAAGATCTTCAACTGGCTGTTCACCATGTACCGCGGTCGTGTCGAGATGACCTCTCCGGTGCTGTGGACCCTCGGCTTCATGGTCACCTTCACCATCGGTGGCATGACCGGTGTCCTGCTGGCCGTGCCGGGCGCCAACTACGTCCTGCACAACTCGCTGTTCCTGATCGCCCACTTCCACAACGTCATCATCGGCGGCGTGGTCTTCGGTGCGATGGCCGGTATCACCTACTGGTTCCCGAAAGCGACCGGCTTCATGCTGTGCGAGAAGTGGGGCAAGCGTTCCTTCTGGTTCTGGATCACTGGCTTCTACCTCGCCTTCATGCCGCTGTACATCCTCGGCTTCATGGGCATGACCCGTCGTCTGCAGCACGTCGACAACCCGCTGTGGGTGCCGTACCTGGTCGTCGCCTTCATCGGTGCCTGCCTGATCATGATCGGTATCGCGTGCACCGTGATCCAGATCGCGGTCAGCATCAAGGACCGCAAGAAGCTGCAGGACACCACTGGCGATATCTGGGGCGCGCGTACGCTGGAGTGGAGCACCACTTCACCGGCACCGTTCTACAACTTCGCTCACGAGCCGCAGGTCTCTGAACTCGACGAGTTCTGGGAAATGAAGGAACGCGGTATCGAGCAGGAGGCCAAGAAGCCTTATGCGCCGATCCACATGCCGCGCAACGCAGCGGCCGGTGTCATCATCTCCGCCTTCAGCCTGGTGTTCGGTTTCGCGCTGATCTGGCACATCTGGTGGATGGCTGTGGTCGGGCTGGTCGGCATGGCCGTCAGCTTCATCGTGCGCACCTTCAACTATGACATCGACTACTACGTGTCCGTCGAGGAAGTGGAGCGTGTCGAGCGCGAAGGTCGCGAGCGTCGTGCCCTGCCCAGCGCCCGCACACCTAACGACACAGTGGTTCAGGGGTAA
- the cyoA gene encoding ubiquinol oxidase subunit II: MRKSLMRGALRGLPILAGLLMLSGCDAVLFDPKGPIGESEKSLILTATYLMLVVVVPVIFMTLWFAWRYRDTKQSKATYTPNWAHSTKIEIVVWGIPCLIILALGILTWKSTHELDPRAEIQDGGEPIEVQVVSMDWKWLFIYPEQGIATVNELAMPVDRQVRFHITSETVMNSFFVPQLGSQIYAMAGMENRLHLIGNEVGTYDGISASYSGAGFADMHFKAHVMSEGDFDAWIEKARGSSKVLDDAGYEALKEPSEDVAPTFYGQVKPNLYEQIMAPYMDGMELGMGDMKMGGKHHGESAHDMSGHDAAGHAESAMATEE; encoded by the coding sequence ATGAGAAAAAGCCTAATGCGGGGGGCTCTGCGGGGACTCCCCATCCTCGCGGGATTGTTGATGCTGTCCGGCTGTGATGCCGTGCTCTTCGATCCCAAGGGACCCATCGGTGAATCCGAGAAGTCGCTGATTCTGACTGCTACCTACCTGATGCTCGTGGTCGTTGTCCCGGTCATCTTCATGACGCTGTGGTTTGCTTGGCGCTATCGCGATACCAAGCAGAGCAAGGCGACCTATACGCCCAACTGGGCGCATTCCACCAAGATCGAGATCGTGGTCTGGGGCATTCCGTGCCTGATCATCCTCGCGCTGGGCATCCTGACCTGGAAGAGCACGCATGAGCTGGACCCGCGTGCCGAGATCCAGGATGGCGGCGAGCCGATCGAGGTTCAGGTCGTGTCGATGGACTGGAAGTGGCTGTTCATCTATCCGGAGCAGGGCATCGCGACAGTCAATGAGCTGGCCATGCCGGTGGATCGCCAGGTGCGCTTCCACATCACCTCCGAGACCGTGATGAACTCGTTCTTCGTCCCGCAGCTCGGCAGCCAGATCTACGCGATGGCAGGCATGGAAAACCGCCTGCACCTGATCGGCAACGAAGTGGGTACCTATGACGGTATCTCTGCCAGCTACAGCGGCGCCGGCTTCGCTGACATGCACTTCAAGGCGCATGTGATGAGCGAAGGCGACTTCGACGCCTGGATCGAGAAAGCGCGTGGCAGCAGCAAGGTGCTGGATGACGCCGGCTACGAGGCACTCAAGGAGCCGAGCGAAGACGTGGCACCCACCTTCTATGGTCAGGTCAAGCCGAATCTGTACGAACAGATCATGGCGCCCTACATGGATGGCATGGAGCTGGGCATGGGTGACATGAAGATGGGGGGCAAGCATCACGGCGAGTCCGCCCACGACATGTCAGGCCATGACGCTGCCGGTCACGCTGAATCTGCGATGGCAACCGAGGAATAA